A segment of the Hallerella succinigenes genome:
CAGTTTATTCACCGTGTGGAAAGCCCGAAGAAGGGCATGCTCAAAACCTATGTGGCAAAGCTTGCCTGTCCGATTACCGATCCGCAGATTCGCGTTTTGAAAGAAGGGGTGCAACTGAAGGGCGAAAAGAAGCTTTTCATTGCACGGGAACTGGAAAAGGTTTCGGATACGGTCGTGAAGATTTCGATCGCGGAAGGCGTTTATCACGAAGTGCGTCGCATGTTCGCCGCCGTTTCGAACCATGTGGAAGACTTGGAACGCATTTCGATCGGCCATGTGAAGCTCGATCCGCAGCTCGAACTGGGAAAATGGAGATTCCTGACCGCGGAAGAAAGGGCGGAATTCCAGTAAGCGCTTAAACATGAAAAACCGCAGTCTCCAGGGATTGCGGCTTTTTCGTTTTAAAGAATTTGGAAAGGCTTAGAGAGTAGATTGGACGGTTGCCGAACCGACTTCCGAAAGCTCTGCCTGAGCGGTAGCCGCCTTTGCCGTTTTGGCGATTGCAGCTTTGATGTCAGCGGAGAACTTGAAAGTAGGGATGGTACGCTGCTGCAGGTACACGGTTTCACCCGTCTTCGGGTTACGTGCCGGACGTGCTTTGCGTTCCTTATTTACGAACGTCCCAAATCCACGGATCTCGATGGAATTTCCCTCTGCGAGGGATTCACCAACGAGGTCCAGGAATTGTTCCACAACAACACGTACCTTGTTCTTCACGAAGCCTGTTGCGCTCGTTACGTCCTGAATCAAATCTTGTTTTGTTACATTAGCCACGTTCAAAATATAAGAACCTTGGCTGAAAAAATCTACTTTTGGAATGGTTCTTTTCTTTTTTTCGTCGCTTATTCTTTGGCTATTTCGTGGACAAGTGTGAATAAATGTTGAAAAACGAGTTTCAGATTGTAAATATCCGCGTTTCCCCGTGTACGGTGCTTTCTCCGATGGCCGGTGTGACGGACGCGCCTTTTCGCCGCCTTTGCCGGGTCCTTTCGGGGAATCGGATGGGCCTGTTGGTTTCGGAATTCGTGTCTACGGATGGCGCTTCTCCGTTCATTTTGAAGAATCGGAAACAGTTGATTTTTTATCCGGAAGAACGTCCGTTTGGCATTCAGATTTTTGGGCGCCATCCAGAACGTATGGCTTATGCGGCGCATGTGCTGGAATCGCTCAAACCGGATTATATCGAAGTGAATGCGGGTTGCCCGGTTCCGAAGGTAGCGGGGAAAGGTGGCGGTGCAGGACTCTTAAAAGACCTGCCGCGCTTAAAGGAAATTCTTTGCGAAGTCAAAAAGGCGGTCTCGGTGCCGATGACTCTTAAATGTCGAGTCGGCTGGGATGAAAATTCCATCAACGTGATGGAAACCTTGAAGATTGCGGAAGGCGAAGGCGCCGATATGCTGACTGTGCATGGCAGAACGCGTGTGCAGGGTTACAACGGTTTTGCAAACTGGGACTTGATCGGGGAAGTCGCCAGCGCGGCAAGGATTCCGGTCGTCGGAAACGGCGATGTGAACAGTGTGCAGTTTGCGTTGGAATGTCTAGAAAAATATGACGTGAAAGGCGTTTCCATTGGACGCGCTGCGATGCACAATCCGTGGCTCTTTGGTGAAATTGCCGATGCGCTGGAAGGCAAGGCTCCGCGTGTGGTGACGGCGGAAGAAGCTTGCTCGGTCTTTAAGACGTATTACGACTTTATGATGGAAGAAAGTACATCGACACCGTTCGGGGCGCTGGGACGCTTAAAGCAGCTCGCGGCGCGCCTTTGCAAAGGCTTTGTTCCGGAAACGCCCGAGTTCCGCCAAAAGGTTTTGACGAGCCAGTCGCCCGAAGAATTCTTTGAACGCGTCGAACTTTTTAAGGATTACGCGAAAACGAATGCGATGACTTTTGCACCGGAGCGCCTGATGAACTTGAACGGCCGCAAGGAAGATACGATTTCCTTCGAGCGGCAGTTTAAAGGCTAAGACGGTACTTTCTCCAATCACCCAGAATGGAAATATCTTTGGCCAGGCCTTCGTCTGCTTTTTGCAAAATGGAGGTGTCGCCGATAAAACCGGAAACGAGCTTTCCGCTTGAAAGTTTGATTTTTCCCATGCCGAGAGGCGCTGGAATATTCGCCACGAACTTTCCGAATTCCGCTGGGGAAAGGGCGTAAACTTCGACGTAGAAGCTCGAAGTTCCTCCGAAAATCATCGCAGGCTTTGGAATCTTTCCGTCTTGGAAGGCGTACATTTTGTACTCGGGCGCGGTTGTCGTCGCTTCGATGAAATTCGCGGACTCAAGCTGGTAATGCAGAGGCTCGCCTTTTAAGTGTGCCCCGCAAACGGCAAATTCCACTTTGGAACTGAAAAAGGGAGAAACCTTTTCGGCGACGTCGAGAAGCATGAAATCGTCAAAGGCTTTGCCGACGAGGGTCACGCCGAAGGGAAATTCCGAAACGTTCGGGTCGGAGCTTTTGGCTGTTCCTGCGGGAATCGCAAGTGCGGAATAGTCGAGCAGGTTCATGTAGTTTGTGTAATAGCCGAGATTGGAATTCAGCTGGATCGGGTTCGCTTCGACTTCGGCGGTTTTGTAAGTGGTGCCTGCGGTTGGCGTTAGGATAATGTTTACCTTGGAAAATTCACGCTCGGCGATTTTCTTTTTTTCTTGCAAAGCGTGAAAACCTGCGAAGACGGCACTCGGATGCGGTGTGGTTTTGGGACTGATGATCGCCTTGGTGACCGGGTGAATTTCTTCGGGATGTTCTTCGATGAATTTGCCGACAGCGTCGTAACGTTCAAAGACCCAAGGGCCTTCATAAAGCAGGCGGGCCGCTTCGAGGAACGGGGTAAAGTGAATGGTGATCTTTTTCCCGCCTGCTTTTTCAAAGACTTTGACGGCTTTTTCAAAGGCTTCCTTGTAACCGGAGTTACCAAAAAATTCGAGTTCATTTTCGGCGGGTACTCCGAATGTCCAGTCTTCGGGAAGACGCTTTGCGAATCCGTTCGGTTCGTTCCACGGGGCGACTCGGGAGTAGGCATCTTCAGAGTCTTCAGCGGTGGCGAGGTTTAGGACGTAGCGGGCGTCTGCATGGTTCAGGGCGAAAATGGAAACGCAGTCCAAGCTTTTGCAGGCTGGGATCACGCCGTTTGTGCTGAGAATGCCACGGGTCGGTTTGACGCCGACGAGATTGTTGAAAGCTGCCGGTATACGGCCGGAACCTGCAGTGTCTGTGCCGAGAGAGAAACTGCAGAGGCCATAGGCGAGAGCTGCGGCGGAACCGGAGCTCGATCCTCCCGAAATGTATTCGGGAACGTATTTATTCGGAATTGCGCCGTAGGGCGAGCGGACGCCGACAAGGCCTGTAGCGAACTGGTCCATGTTCGTTTTGCCGAGCGGGATTGCGCCGAAATCCATGAGACGTTTGACGACGAACGCGGAACGTGAAGGCTTGTATGCATAAGCGGGGCAGGCGGCTGTGCTTTCAAATCCTTCGCAGTCAATATTGTCTTTGATAGCGAAGGGAATGCCGTACAGGGGAAGGCTTTCGGGATCCCTGGCTTCCAGTTTTTTTAGATAGGAGTCCAACTGTCCCTCGGATGTTTTGGAAACCCAGATAGCGGCCGGAGCTTTTTCTATTTCGGCGAAAAGGGATTCCAGGAGTTCTCGCGGAGTGAGGGTGTGGGAACGGTAGGCGGAGAGCAGGGAAGAAATTTCCAATTCCATAAGAACCTCTACTTTATAAAATTATTTTATAAAGTAGTATTAAATTGGAATTTGGCGAAGGGAAATTTCTGTTAAAAAAAAGTGCATTTTTTGAAGCGAAAACTTACAGACAAATATGTTAAAGTATGTAAGTTGTAACAACAAAAATGGCGTGGTGAAAATCAGTCGTTTTGGAGGAAATGTTCCGTCGCGATTTTTGTGAGGCCGAGGAAATATTCGTCCGAAGAATCCGTGATGAAGAAGAGCCTTGGAAGTTGCGGTCTGCGCAAGTGGTTTCGCATTTGCATGTCCAGATTTGCCTTGGAAAGCTTTTCGGCAAGGCCCCCCGTAAAAACGATGACGGCAGGGTCGAGGAAGGCGACCGTTGCGAAGAGAACTTGCCGGATATAGGGGAGGGCGCTCTTCACATTGTCGAAGATGTCGAGCTGCTGATTTCTGGAAAACGGGAACGGGAAATAGGAAAGTTCACCGGCAAAATTGGCGTTTCCTCGGAGGATTTTGCCATCGACGAGAAAGCCTCCTGCGGGAGGATTTCCCTTGGGCGTAAAGAGTATGGCGACGTTTTTTTCGTTGGCATTTCTTTGCGAATATCCGAGAGCGATTGCGTTCATGTCGTTTTCGACATAGGTCGGAATGCCTGTTTTCTGCTCCATTTCGTGGCTGAGGTTAATTCCGTTGAGGTCAGGGAAGTCGCTGAATTCCACGCTTCCCTGGCTGACGCCGCCTTGAACGCCGATGGAAATCATGCAGATTTTCGGGTTCTGTTTTAAGAGCTTTTGAACACACTGGAGAAGGCTTTTTAATTTGATGTTTTTGCATTTGAATTCGCCCTTGCCGTGTAGCCCGTACATCGCATCTGTGATGCGGTAGTGGATGCTTTCTGCACCGCCTTCAAAGAGCGCGTACAGGCAGAGGAATCGGCAACGTTCGGAATTATAGCGGTATGACATGGCGGGGCGCCCACCGCTGGATGTGCGGAAGTTTTCGGCGATGACTTCGCCGTTTTCAACAAGACCGTTTAAGATGTAGCCGCATGTGGCGACGGTTAAATTCGTCAATTTGGCAAGCTCCGGTTTGGTGATGGAACCGTTTTCGAGTAAGATCTGGCGTATCTTTTTTGTAGAGTCGTGGGACATAACTTTTTTATAGTCGGAACAATTTTGTTCTAAACTTTATAAAATAATTTTATGAAGTTGTCAATGTCTGTGGGAAGTTTTATTGCAAAATCTTGAGACGTGCCTTTTTTGACTGAATTTTCACGAATTGGAATGTTTTGGCATTGATTTTGCGAAAAGGGAATGCGAACATTCCTTTCAGTGAGGTCTATATGAAAAAGTTCAAATGGATGATGGTGGTTTCTCTGCTTCTGGTTGCTGCTCTTTATGCGGACAAGCCTGTTCTGAAAATTGCCTACAGCGATTGGCCCGGTTGGACTGCCTGGGAAATTGCGGACAAGAAGGGTTTCTTTAAAAAGCACGGCGTGAATGTGAAGCTCGAATGGTTTGAATATGGACCTTCGATGGATGCTTTCGCCGCAAAGAAAGTGGACGCTGTGGGCGTTTCGAATGGCGATGCGATGGTGTTGAATGCAACCGGCGCACGTAACGTGACGATCCTGATTAATGACTACAGCAACGGTAACGATAAGATTATCGGCGCTCCAGGAATCAAGTCAATCCGGGATCTGAAGGGGAAGAAGATCGGTGTGGAAATCGGTTGCCTTTCCCACGCTTTGCTAATCAATGCGTTAACCAAGAACGGTTTGAAGGAATCCGATGTTACGCTGGTCAATATGGCGACCCATCAAGCTGTGCAAACCTTGGAAAGCGGTGACGTTTCTGCGGTTGTCGCTTGGGTTCCGCATTCGGTGAATGCCTTGGATAAAATCGCCGGGTCGACGGAACTCTATACCAGTGCAAATGAGCCGGGCATTATCTATGACGTGCTCGCGGTTTCCCAAGAATCCATGATGAAGTACAAGGATGAATGGGCGAAGGTGGTTGCTGTCTGGGACGATGTGGTGGCCTATATCAACGATCCGAAGAATGAAAAAGAAATGGTGAAGATTTTGGCGGACCGTGTCGGTATTTCGGAAAAGCTTTACTCTCGATTCCTCGGCGGTACCAAGTTCCTTCGTGTTGGCGAAAGCCTGAAGTACTTCAAAAAGACGGATAACGGTTTCAGCTCGATCTACGGATCTTCCAAGTGGGTGAACGATTTCTTTGTGAAGAATCGCGTCTACGAAAAGAATGTGGATACCAAACGCTATATCGTTCCGACCTTTACGGAAGACTTTGTGAAAAGTTCCAAGTAAAACGTTTTCTCAACATCTCAACCTGGAATTGCAAAACATGAACTGTCCCATTGGAATTAGAAAGAATCTTGGAAAAAGAGGAAGTTTAATTCTCGCGATCCTTTCCTTTGTGATACCGCTCGCTGTGTGGAGTGCGGTGAGTTATATCCCGTTTATCTATCATCCGTTGGTACAGATTTCGGATGCTGGTGGCAGTCTGTTTTGTGAACCGGGCGATGAAATTGCAAAAGAAAATCTTGCTGCAGAAAATGCAAGCCTGGTTGCTGCAGGCGAAAAGCCGATGACAGGAGTCCGTAAGAATCCGACGTACCTGCCGGCTCCGCATGAAGTGGCAAAGGCTTTGGTGACCGCCTTCAAGACGCCGCCGAAGCGCGATGGCGATTTGTGGTTTCACGAAAGCATTCTCCATTCGATCAAGATTGTGTTCCTCGCTTTTTCTTGTCGAGCCTTGTCGGTTTGCCACTCGGTGTTGTAAGCGGATCGATTCCCTTCTTTGAAAAACTGACAGCGCCTTTTATTGAATTTTTTCGCTACTTCCCAGCGCCTGTGTTTGGAGCCTTGGCGGTAGCGATTCTCGGCATTAACGATGCACCGAAGGTAGCGATTATCATCATCGGTACGTTCTTCCAGCAGGTTCCGATGCTAAGCGCAACGATGCGACGTGCGGATCCCGCTTTGACAGAAGCGGCTCGGACTCTAGGCGCGTCTCCGGTACGCGTTTTGATGAAGGTCGTTATTCCGGAAGTTGCGCCGAAGATTTACAAGGATATGCGCATTCTGCTCGGTTGGGCATGGACATACTTGATCGTTGCAGAAGTGGTTGGTACGAGTTCCGGTATCACCTGGTTCATCAATCAGCAGGCGAAGTACCGCAACTTCGACAATGTTTATGCGGCGATTGTCATCTTGGGTATCATCGGTCTTGGCTGTGACCTGATTCTCGATAAGATAGGCAAGGACCTGTTCGCTTGGGAAAGTGGCCGCATCGGATTCTTGACGAAGGTTCGCCGTGAACTGATGTCTCCTAGAAACTATGTGTTCTCGTTCCGTTTGACTCCGGAAGAAAAAGCTTTGAAGGAAAAAAATCATGGAAAGCTCTGAATTCATTCTTGAAGCGAAAGATATTGTCAAGGATTTCGCTGAAAGCGATGGCAGTCCTCGGCGCGTTTTGGACGGGATTTCCTTTGGCGTCAAACGGCGTGAATTCCTTTCGATCATCGGACCTTCTGGCTGCGGCAAGTCAACGCTCATTCGCATTGCGGCAGGCCTTGAAACAGTTACAAGCGGACATTTTTTGCTCGACGGTAAAAAGGTTTCGGGTACAAGTGCAGAACGCGGAATGGTGTTTCAGAAGTACACGCTTTTCCCGTGGCTTTCGGTGAAGCAGAATGTGATGTTCGGCTTGATTTCATCGGGATACGGAAGCAACGATGCGGAAGAAAGCGCTTTGCAGTGGTTGCAGATTGTAGGCCTTGAAAAGTATGCGGAATACTATCCGAAGCAACTATCGGGCGGTATGCAGCAACGTGTTGCGATTGCAAGAGCCTTGGCACCGCAACCGCGCGTGCTTCTGATGGACGAACCGTTCGGCGCATTGGATGCGCAGACCCGTTCGCAAATGCAGAAGTACTTGCTCGAAGTCTGGAAGAATATTGACATCACAATCCTTTTTGTGACGCACGATTTGGATGAAGCGGTATTCCTTTCGGATCGCATTTTGACGCTCCAAGCAAATCCGGGCAAGGTCAAAGAACTGGTTACGGTCGATGTTCCGCGCCCGCGTACCGAAGAGAGCCTGTTCCTTCCGGAATTCAAAACACTCCGGTCACACGTCGAAGACTTGATCCATCCGGTTTCGGAAAAGAAGCCTGAGGAAGAAACGTTCAACATTGTCAATATGGTCGGCAAAAAGAACGCCGTACGATAAAATTTCAATTAGAGAGGTAATCTTATGGAAAACGAAAATGTCTTGCTCACAAAAACGATCGCGGGTGGCTGGAATTATTCCCGCGTGGTGAAGCGTGGTCAGAAAATCCGTTTGACGGATTTGGAAGGCGGTGCAAACGCTTCGGTTCTTTGCTACAACGCGAAGAATTTTTCGGAACGCTTTAACTTGGGTGACACTTTGAAGATTCAGCACATCTGCCGTATTACTGAAAACTGCTGCCTTTACAGCGATATGGGACGCATCCTTTTGAGCGTAGTGAAGGACACGGTGGGCTGGCATGATCCTCTTTGCGGTTGCACACATGCGGGTCTTATCAAGGAACGTTTTGGCGAACATAATTACCAGAACTTCCGTAACGATTTTTACCGCAATGGTTACGATTCTTTGCTGGTGGAAATGGGGAAGCACGGGATGACGAAACGTGATTTTACGGAACTGGTGAATTTTTTCAGCAAGGTCGTGGTGACGTCGGACGGCAAGATGACCTTTGTGGAAAACAATTCGAAGCCGGGTGATTATGTGGAACTCCGTGCTGAAATGGATACGCTTGTCGTGATCGATACCGGTATGCATCCGCTGAATCCGTCGAAGGAATACTTGAGAAAGCCGGTGAAGGTAGAGCTTCTCACATGCGAAACTTCGACAGCGGACGATCCGTGCTTTACCTCTTGCCCGGAGAATTCTCGCGGTTTCATTAACACGGCTGATTACAACCTGTAAAAGAGGAGATGAAAAATGTACACAAAGTATTTGGAAAGCTCCTTGAAGGAAGAAGATGCTGTTTACGTGGAAGATGTGCCGGCTGGTGAAGGATGGCTGCATCTGATCAAAAAGGGTCAGACGTTCCGAATCTTGGATTTGGAAGGGAACCAGGCTGTGGACACGCTCTTCATTAATGCGAACAATCCGGAAGAACGTTACAGCGTGCAGCAGACCGTGCAACGTCAGGCGAATTGCCTTGTGGGTGTCGGAACGGTTCTTTATTCGAACGATGACAATCCGATGCTCACGATTGCTGCAGACCTTTGCGGCGATCACGATACGCTTGGAAGCGCTTGCTCCTGCGAAAGCAACACCTGCCGTTATTCCTTGGACAAGCGTTATATGCACGCCTGTCGAGACTCTTTTTTGAAGGTTCTTTTGGCGGAACCGGGCCTTGACAAGCGTGACCAGGTGAACAACCTGAACTTCTTCATGTACGTGCCTTTTGACGAAAAGGGAAATTTGAATTTTGCAGATGGAATTTCGAGCCCAGGCAAGTATGTGGAAATGAAAGCGGAAATGGATGTGTATGCGGTGGTGAGTAACTGTCCGCAGTTGAACAATCCTTGCAACGCTTATAATCCGACCCCGATTCGTATGATCATCTGGGACTAAAAAGAGGTGCTTTATGAATTCGAAACGGAAAGAAAGTGATCGTCGTATCGAAGATGCTTGTTTTGAAGTGACGGCTTATGCAGGCGAAGGCAAAATGCTTTTGTTAAAGAAAGGACAGGTGCTCCGCTTGATAGATGTCGAAGGAAATCAGTCGGGCGATGTGCAGATTTATAATGCGCATGATACGTCGGAACGATACAGCGCACAGAATACAATTACGGCCCAGGCGAATTCGATGATTGAACTCGGAACGGTCATTCGTTCGAATGAGGATAATCCAATGCTCACGGTGATTGCGGATACTTGTGGCGAACATGATACGCTTGGAAGTGGATGTTCGGCAGAAGGAAACTGTGTGCGTTATACGGACAAGACCCGTTACATGCACAGCTGCCGTGATACGTTTGTGAGAACGTTGCAGGATTATGGCATGAGCAAGCGGGATCAGGTGTGCAATCTGAACTTCTTCACCAAAGTGATTCTCGATGACACTGGTCGCTTGGAATTCGCGGACGGAATTTCGGGACCCGGAAAGTACATCGATCTGCGCGCCGAAATGGATGTTCTCTTTTTGCTTTCGGATTGCTCTCAGCTGAACAATCCTTGTAACGATTACAATCCCACCCCGATTCGGATGGCCATTTTCAATGCTTGATTTGGATGCGGCATACGATAACACGAAAGCGGTAGTGGAAAGCGCGGAGCTTTTGAAAGGCTTTGATGCGCGAAGCAATGCGCTTGCCGCCCGTTTTTCGGAGACGATGGATATTCCGTATGGAAAAGGTGTCCGCGAAAAGTTCGACTTTTTCCCGGGAAATCCGGGTGCGGGAATCTTTGTGTTCATCCACGGTGGATATTGGCAAATGCGGCACAAGAATTCGTTCCGTTTTTTGGCAAAGGGTCCGCTGTCCTTGGGAATGCACGTGGCTTCGGTCGGCTATACGCTTGCACCGGAGGCGAGCCTTTCGGAAATCGTCCAAGAAGTGCGAAGTGCGATTCACCAAATCTGTGGATTTGCAAAAGCCTTTTTGGCGGATACAGAAAAGATGGTCGTTTCCGGATGGTCTGCGGGTGGGCATTTGGCTGCGATGATGCTCGATGAACCTTCGGTTTTGTCGGCGCTTGCGGTGAGTGGAATCTATGACTTGGAACCGATTTCCAGGTGCTATTTGAATCAGGCGTTGAAACTTTCTCCAGAGGAAATTTTGAACTTGAGCCCGATGCGAATTCCGTGTGTTCCGAAGCCGATGGCGATTGTCGTTGGTGCAGAGGAACTTTCGGAACTGCGCCGTCAAAGTCTTGAATTTGCGACACGGCGTGCCGCAGAAAAAATTCCGGTGACATTTGGTCTGTTAGAAGGCTGCAACCATTTTACGATTCTGCATGAATTGGAAAATCCGAGCGGCGTTCTTTGCCGGATGCTTGCTTCGCTTTTGAAGTGAGTAAAAAGACAGCCCAAAATTTGAAGAGGAATTGTCTATGTTTAAGAAAGTATTGATTGCAAACCGCGGCGAAATCGCTTGTCGCGTGATTCGTTCCCTCAAGGAAATGGGAGTCCAGTCTGTCGCAGTCTATTCCGATGCCGATGAATGCGCGGCTCATGTTTTGATGGCAGATGAAGCAGTGCGCATTGGACCCGCGATGGCGAAGGAAAGCTATTTGAATGTGGAAGCGATTCTTTCTGCAATCAAGCAGACCGGTGCAGAAGCAGTTCATCCGGGCTATGGTTTTTTGAGCGAGAATGCGGAATTTGCAAAGGCCTTGGAAGAGAATGGCGTCGCATTCATTGGACCGACTCCGAAGCAGCTCGTAGAATTCGGATTGAAGCACCGCAGCAAGGAACTCGCCGAGCAATTCGGAGTGCCACTTGTACCGGGAACAGGACTTTTGGAAAACGTAGACGCCGCCGCCGAAGGCGCCTCTAAGATCGGCTACCCGGTGATGCTCAAAAGCACCGCAGGCGGTGGCGGTATCGGCATGAGCATTTGCCATAGCGAACAGGAACTTCGTGAAAACTATGACCGCATCAAGCGTCTGAGCGAAAACAACTTTAAAAACGCTGGACTCTTTGTGGAAAAGTATGTAGAACGCGGTCGCCATGTGGAAGTTCAGATTTTTGGCGATGGCGAAGGAAACGCTGTGGTCCTTGGCGAACGCGACTGCTCTGTGCAACGTCGTAATCAGAAGGTTGTTGAAGAAACGCCTGCCCCGTGCCTTCCGGAAGAAACTCGCAAGGCTTTGCATGCATCAGCGCTTCGCCTGGTGCAGGGCGTCAAGTATCGTTCTGCGGGTACGGTCGAATTTATTTATGATGCCAAGGATGACAAGTTCTACTTCCTCGAAGTGAATACCCGTTTACAGGTGGAACATGGCGTGACCGAAACGGTCTTCGGCGTGGATCTTGTCCGTTGGATGATTGAACAGGCTGCAGGCATTCGACCGTTTGAAATCGGCGCGACTTTTACCCCGAAGGGACACGCGATGGAATTCCGTGTCTATGCAGAAGATCCGGGCAAAAATTATCGCCCGTCGAGCGGTCTTTTGACGGAAGTGAGCTTCCCCAAAGGCGTCCGCGTGGATACTTGGGTTTCGCGCGGAACCGAAGTCAGCGCCTTTTACGATCCGCTGCTTGCGAAGGTGATCGTTTCTGGCGAAGATCGTGAAGACAATATTTGCAAGGCGAAAAAAGTCCTTTCCGAAGTCAAGCTTTGCGGCTTTGAAACGAATATCAAGCTGCTGCAGGATGTGCTTGAAATGGAAGACTTTGTTTCGGGAAAAGTTTCCACTTGGATCTTGAACGATTACAAGTACGAAAATTCGACTTTCGAAATTCTCGCCCCAGGTCTGCAGACGACTGTGCAGGATTACCCGGGCCGTCGGAACTTGTGGGATGTGGGCATTCCGCCTTCCGGTCCGATGGACAATTACAGCTTCCGCTTGGCCAATAAGATTGTCGGTAACGCAGAAAGTGCCGCAGGCATCGAAATGACCCTTTCCGGCTGTTCAATCTGTTTCCATACGAAGACGATCATCGCTTGGACGGGTGGCGAATTCCCGGCGAAGCTGAACGGAAAGCCTTGCCTCAAGAATCAGCCGGTGAAGATTGAAGACGGTGACGTGCTAAAGTTTGGCATGACGAAACTCGGTCAGCGTGCTTATTTGGCAGTCCGCGGCGGTATTGACGTTCCCGATTATCTGGGAAGCAAGTCAACGTTTACGCTTGGCGGCTTCGGCGGTCATGGTGGCCGCGCTCTTTCGGCAGGGGACATTCTCCACATCGGAAGTGCGGTCGTTGCGGAACCTTTGACGCCTGCGGCAGAAGCGCTTCCCGAACTCACGACCCAGTGGGAAATCGGGGTGATGTACGGACCTCACGGCGCTCCGGATTATTTGACAAAAGAAGATGTGGACGCTTTCTTTGCGGCGAACTGGGAAGTGCATTATAACTCTTCTCGTACGGGTATTCGCTTGATCGGTCCGCAGCCGAAGTGGGCGCGTCCAGATGGCGGTGAAGCGGGGCTTCATCCTTCCAACTTGCACGATAACGCTTATGCGGTGGGAACTGTGGACTTTACCGGTGACATGCCGATCATCTTGGGTGTAGACGGC
Coding sequences within it:
- a CDS encoding DUF1989 domain-containing protein; this encodes MNSKRKESDRRIEDACFEVTAYAGEGKMLLLKKGQVLRLIDVEGNQSGDVQIYNAHDTSERYSAQNTITAQANSMIELGTVIRSNEDNPMLTVIADTCGEHDTLGSGCSAEGNCVRYTDKTRYMHSCRDTFVRTLQDYGMSKRDQVCNLNFFTKVILDDTGRLEFADGISGPGKYIDLRAEMDVLFLLSDCSQLNNPCNDYNPTPIRMAIFNA
- a CDS encoding alpha/beta hydrolase, with product MLDLDAAYDNTKAVVESAELLKGFDARSNALAARFSETMDIPYGKGVREKFDFFPGNPGAGIFVFIHGGYWQMRHKNSFRFLAKGPLSLGMHVASVGYTLAPEASLSEIVQEVRSAIHQICGFAKAFLADTEKMVVSGWSAGGHLAAMMLDEPSVLSALAVSGIYDLEPISRCYLNQALKLSPEEILNLSPMRIPCVPKPMAIVVGAEELSELRRQSLEFATRRAAEKIPVTFGLLEGCNHFTILHELENPSGVLCRMLASLLK
- the uca gene encoding urea carboxylase, whose product is MFKKVLIANRGEIACRVIRSLKEMGVQSVAVYSDADECAAHVLMADEAVRIGPAMAKESYLNVEAILSAIKQTGAEAVHPGYGFLSENAEFAKALEENGVAFIGPTPKQLVEFGLKHRSKELAEQFGVPLVPGTGLLENVDAAAEGASKIGYPVMLKSTAGGGGIGMSICHSEQELRENYDRIKRLSENNFKNAGLFVEKYVERGRHVEVQIFGDGEGNAVVLGERDCSVQRRNQKVVEETPAPCLPEETRKALHASALRLVQGVKYRSAGTVEFIYDAKDDKFYFLEVNTRLQVEHGVTETVFGVDLVRWMIEQAAGIRPFEIGATFTPKGHAMEFRVYAEDPGKNYRPSSGLLTEVSFPKGVRVDTWVSRGTEVSAFYDPLLAKVIVSGEDREDNICKAKKVLSEVKLCGFETNIKLLQDVLEMEDFVSGKVSTWILNDYKYENSTFEILAPGLQTTVQDYPGRRNLWDVGIPPSGPMDNYSFRLANKIVGNAESAAGIEMTLSGCSICFHTKTIIAWTGGEFPAKLNGKPCLKNQPVKIEDGDVLKFGMTKLGQRAYLAVRGGIDVPDYLGSKSTFTLGGFGGHGGRALSAGDILHIGSAVVAEPLTPAAEALPELTTQWEIGVMYGPHGAPDYLTKEDVDAFFAANWEVHYNSSRTGIRLIGPQPKWARPDGGEAGLHPSNLHDNAYAVGTVDFTGDMPIILGVDGPSLGGFACPVTIVSSELWKIGQLKSGDRVKFIPLTATAAEEIRLAREANLENPAEAPAKIPALVAAKVETPVIAEFHKESEMEHIVVRADGDDYVLLEFGPAIIDLRLRFTAHSWMLAVKEKLKDVVIDVTPGIRSIQIHYDIRKIRQAEMLQELASLAEHLKKNKVTKVSTRTVYLPLSWDDPQTRLAIQKYVSTVRPGAPWCCPNNIEFIRRVNGLDSIDDVKKIVFDADYLVMGLGDVYLGAPVATPLDPRHRLVTTKYNPARTWTPENAVGIGGAYMCVYGMEGPGGYQFVGRTVQMWNRFKKTSDFTLPYLLRFFDQIRYYEVGADELLQMRKDFIAGKFHVKIEESSFDITEYEKFLAENAESISAFENKRKQAFEEEKERWIATGQFTFESHSAEAAPVADVTLGEGEEGVYSPVAGSLWKLVVTEAGRKVNAGDTLAILESMKTEIPVVADEDVEVTQIFAKTSMEVRSGQCLFAVKPL